Part of the Brevibacillus brevis genome is shown below.
GGGGTCACCTTTGACAATACGCTGGAGCTGATGTCCCGCATTCGTCGCTATGCGACCCCTGCGGTACTGGAAATTTCCTCGCTTGACGCGGTCGTGCCGGGATTTGATGCGTACTTCATCCCGCTTGTCCTCAATGCGGGGGACCCGGACTGGATCTTTGCTCCTCACGTCTCGGGCCTTACAGCGTACGGCTCCTACATACATTGGGATGACATCATCACGGAAGGCTATCTGATTGCCAATCCCGATGCAGGAGTCGCCCAGCTGACACGGGCCCGCCCCGTCGAGGATGCGGCCGAAGCCAAGGCGTACGCACAGGTCGCCACCAAAATCTGCCGCCTCCCGCTTGTTTACGTGGAATACAGCGGAGCGTACGGCGACCCGCAAATCGTTCGGGCTTGCCGGGCAGGCGCGGATGAAGCGCACCTTTTTTACGGGGGAGGCATCCGTACTCCCGAGCAGGCAGCCGAGATGGCGGCCATTGCCGATACGGTCGTGGTGGGCAATGTGATTTACGACGATCTGCAGGCGGCACTGGCTACGGTGAAAGCCGTGAAGGCGCTGTAAAGAAAAGGCTGCTGGCTGGACGGATGGGTCCAGAAAAACAAAGCATCATGAATGAAAGCCGAGTCGAACAGGAAGTACCTGTGGCGCTCGGCTTTTTTTGTACAGATAGGAATTAATAAAATTCCTATCCAGTATAAGGGCAACATAGCGAGACTTCGAACACAGTGAGATAGCGAGACTTGTGCCCTTTGGGTACCGCGGCTCCGCCAAAAGGCATGGCGTAGCCAGGTTTTCTAAGTTTCTTTGACAAGGGGAAAAGAGGAGCGGATGAAACATGAACGAAAAACTGCAGGAAGTCGTACGACTGCGAACGGCAGGGAATTTGGAGGAAGCGAGAGCACTCGCGCTGCAGCTGGCAAGTGAATCTCCCGCAGACCCTGTCGTCCACTACCAGTGCGCGTGGTGCCACGATGCCGCCGGCCTGGAAAGGGAAGCCGTTCCATTTTACGAAAGGGCGATCCAGCTCGGGCTTCGGCCAGAGGACGATTTGGCGGGAGCCTTGCTGGGACTGGGAAGCACGTACCGCACGCTGGGGCAGTACGAGCAGGCGGCTGAGACCCTCGCCAAAGGCATGCAGCAATTCCCTGAAGACCGCGCCTTCCCCGTGTTCCTCTCCATGGCCTTCTACAACCTCGGCAGACATCACGAAGCGATGCGGCTGCTCATGCAAAACCTCGCGGAGACGACGAGCGATCCCGCCATTTCCGCGTACCGGAAAGCGATTTTGTTTTACGCCGACGATCTGGACAAGACCTGGTAAGCAGGAGTTCACGCAGCCCCCGTTGTACATGTACATCAGCGGGGGGTGCCTATGTACAAATTGATTCTGGTAGATGACGAGGAAGACGTGAGAGAAGGGGTCAGCCAGGAAATCGACTGGCACGCGCACGGCTTTGAGGTGCTGGCAAAAGCCGAGAACGGCAAGGAGGCGCTGGATCTGGTGGAGCGTCTGCGGCCGGATGTGGTCGTCACCGACATCCGCATGCCGTTCATGGATGGGCTGCAGCTCGCAGAGGCTGTACGGCGGCAGTTTCCGGCGACCCGTATCATCATTCTCACGGGCTTCGACGAGTTTGAATACGCGCAAAAAGCGGTCAAGCTCCACATTGACGAATACGTGCTCAAACCGTTTTCCGCCGTCGAGCTGATCGACGCGCTCGGCAAGGTGAAGGCTCGGATGGACGAGGAAGCGGCCCATCGGGAGAACAACCAGCTTTTGCGGGAGAGCTATCGAAAAAGCTTGCCTGTCCTGAGGGAAGTTTTTTTGTCATCCCTGCTGAATCGCGGACTGGCGAAGGAGGACATCCTGGCGAAAGCGACCGAGTACGGTGTGCAGCTGATTGGAAGCGAATATCTGGTGGCGCTTGTCTGCCTCGATCAGAAGAACAAGGAAGAGCAGCACATCCTGCTGTTCGCCGTCAAAAACATCGCGGAAGAACAGCTGACGCTCGGAGAGTGCCCCGGCCTCGTCTTTTTGCACAACGATCAGGTCGTGCTTCTGCTGCGAAAGGAACAGGACAGGGAGGATCGCCTGGAGCGGCTGTTTCAGTCGGTCGGGGAGGAGATCAGGCGCTCCGTTGAAAAGTACCTGGGTGTCACGGTGACGGTAGGTGTCGGCACGGTGGTCCGCGAGTTGACGGAGCTGCCGTACTCGTACGAGGAGGCGGCAGTGGCGGTAGACTACAAGAGCATCCTGGGAAACAATCGGCTCATTTTCATCTGCGACGTGGAAAAGCAGCCGCGGGACAGCGTCCGTTTCGACGAGCGAAAAGAACACGAGCTGGTCCGCTGCATCAAAATGGGGACCTTGCCCGAGCTGCATCAGGCGGTGGAGGAGCTGTTCGCCGAGGTGACGGATGGCAACGTCTCCATTCAAGACTATCGTATCTACCTGCTGGAGATCATGACCACGATTTTGAAAACCGCCCAGCGCGCCGATCTCGACATGGACCAGCTGTTTGGCGGCCAGGCGCGGCTGCTTGCGGAAATCACCTCGTTCAACAGCGTGCAGGAGGCCCGAGACCGGATCATTGACCTTTGCGAGAAAATCATGGGCGGCATCGCGAACGGCCGGACCCATACATACAAGCGGCTTGTCGACCAGGCGATCGCTTATACCCTCAAGAACTACCAATCCCCTGACATTTCGATCCACAAGGTGTGCGCAGAGCTGCACATCAGTCCAGGCTATTTCAGCAGCATTTTCAAAAGAGAGACCAAGACGACGTTCGTGACCTACCTGCTGCAGCTCCGCATGGAAAAAGCCAAAGAGCTGCTGCGAACCACGGACCTGAAAACGTTTGAGATCGCGGAGCGGGTGGGCTACTCCGATGCGAACTACTTCAGCTTTTGCTTTCGAAAACACGTCGGCCAGTCAGCTAAAGAGTACCGAAGCAGCAGCGGCAAAGAGGAGTGACCGATGAGAAAGCTCCTCGTTGGCGTAGTGGATTCGGTCAAGGCCAAGAGCATCCAGTTCATCATTACGACGTCTTTTACCCTCGTCACCGTGCTGGTCGTGCTGTTTGTCGGCGTCATGCTGTACAGCAAATTCACCGAGACAGCGGAGCAAAACGCCTACCTCAATACACAGCAAATTCTCGAACAGGTCAAGTACAACCTCGACAGCTACCTGAACGGGACCACGCAAATCTTCGAGCTGGTCGACGACAAGATCAGGCGAAGCCAGTCCATTTCCTCGGAAAAGCTGAACGAACAGCTGGAAGCCATCGTGGAGACGCGGAAGGACATCGTCTCGATCGCGGTGTTCAGCAGGAAGGGAGAGCTCTTGATGGGCACTCCGGCCAGGGCGATGCGCAAAAACAGCAAGCTCACGGATCAGAGCTGGTTTCAATCGGCGATCGATGATCCGAACAACCTATCGTTTTCTTTGCCGCACATCCAAAACCTGTTCAAGGGAGAGTACACCTGGGTCGTCTCCATGAGCCGAGGGATCACGGTCAAGGGACCAAGCGGCGATGTCCAAGCGGTACTGCTCGTCGATGTAAACTTCAAGGAGATCGACGACCTCTGCCAGCGAGTCGGCTTGGGGAAAAAAGGGTACGTGTACATCATCGACCTGGTCGGGAATATCGTCTACCATCCGCAGCAGCAGTTGATTTACGTCGGCCTGAAAAACGAAAACCGCTCCTTGCCGCTGAAGTATTCGTACGGCAGCTACGTCGACGATAGCGGCAAAGAGAAGCGCCTTATCACGATCAAGACCGTCGATCAGCTAGGCTGGAAGATCATCGGCGTCTCTTACATGGACGACATCGCCACGACGAAAAGCGAGATCAGCCGCTTCCTCATTTGGCTGTTGATTGTGGTGAGCATCATCGTCCTGTTTGTTCTCTCGTACATCTCGGCGAAAATTTCGCGTCCGATCAAAATGCTCGAGCGATCGATGGAGCGTGTGGAGCAAGGCGATTTTACGGTCAACGAACCGATTCGCGGCAGCCATGAAGTGGAGCAGCTGTCCCTGCGCTTTCATTTGATGGTGGCCAAAGTCAGGGAGCTGATGAGCCAGATCATCCGGGAGCAGGAGGCCAAGCGGAAAAGCGAGCTGGAAGTGCTGCAGGCGCAGATTCACCCGCATTTTTTGTACAATACGCTGAATTCCGTAGTGCGGATGGTCGGCATCGGGAAAAACGAAGACGTCATCACGACGATCACGTCCTTGTCCAAGCTGTTTCGCATCAGCCTCAGCCGGGGCAAGAGCGTCATCACGGTGCAGGAAGAGCTGGAGCACGTCCGCCATTACCTGATCATTCAAAAAATGCGCTACAAGCAGAAATTCGCGTACTGGATCGAGGCGCAGGAGGAAGTGCTGTCCTGCAGGACGCCGAAGCTGCTGCTACAGCCGATCGTGGAAAATGCCATCTACCACGGCATCGAGCACATGGCGGATCCCGGAGAGATTCACGTGTCGGCCTCCTTGTGCGACGGGAAGGTGCTGCTTCAGGTGCGGGACAACGGGCTGGGCATGTCCCCCGATGTGCGGGAGCGGGTGCTGGCAGGCACGTACAAGAGCGAGGGCGGATCGGGAGTAGGCATCCGCAACGTGCATGAGCGCATCCGGCTGTCCTTTGGAGACGAGTACGGGCTGGAAATCGAGAGCGAACTGGAGGTAGGGACAGTGGTCAACGTATGGATTCCCTGCCGGCGAGACGACGAAGGGCAAGAGGGGTGAGCGGATGGGGGCAATCAAGCGCTATGGAGTATACGTACTGCTGCTGGCGGCAGCCATTGCCGCCTCTGTCTCCTGGTACTCCCGGACGGTCGATTCGGCGCCGGACAAGAAAAAGACGGTGGCGCTGATCGTGCGGATGAAGCACGGGGACTACTGGCGCACCGTGAAGCTGGGGGCGGAAATGGCTGCCAAGGAATACGATCTCAACCTCAACTTTTACGCTCCCGACTATGAAGAGGACTCCCAGAGCCAGATGGAGCTGGTAAACCAGGCTGCACGGGACGGGTATGACGCGCTGGTCGTCGCCCCGAGCGACGACAGCGTGCTGCAGGAGGCGATCTCCCAGACCAAAGGGGGCGTGCCGATCATCGCGCTTGATGCGGAGGGAGAGCGGGCGGAGGTAGCCGGCTACATCGGCACGGACAATTACGATATGGGCAAGAAGGCGTGCGAGAAGATGATTCAGCTGATCGGCAAGAGTGGCCGTATCGCTCTCGTCGGCACGGGCAGAGGCAAGGAAGGGGCGACGCGCCGGGAACAGGGAGTGCGCGATGTGATCGCCCAGAACAGGCAGGTGGAGCTGGTGGCGAGCCGGTACGCCCAGCCGGACAAGAAGCTGGTGGGCGAGCTCATCCGCGAGCTGATTCAAAGCGAGCCGGACATCAGGGGAATCATCGCCCTGGACGCTGGCACCTCGATCAGCGTGGCGGAGGAGATCGAAAAGCTCGGCTTGCAGGAAAAGGTAAAGATTGTCGCGATCGACAGCCCGCTGGAGGTGCTGGAATATTTGCAGGAAGGAGTCATATCGGCAACGGTCATCCAGAAGCCGTTTTCGATGGGGTATCTCGGCGTCAAATACGCGCTGGATGCCAGCCGGGGAGCGGGTGTGCCGAGCCGGGTCGACACGGGGACGAAGGTCATCGACCGCGAGAACATGTTTTGGTCCGAAAACCAGAAGCTGCTGTTCCCCTTTGTCAAATAGCCGGCAAACTGATGAGAATTTTCATGAAAAAGCGGAGGATTTTCGATGGTCTGCTGATTGGAAAACGCTTACATTTACTATATATCAGATGAACACATAGGGGATAAAGGGGGAAGTTTTCATGAGAAAGCTGATTGCCAGTACGCTGGTCGCGGCGGTAACGCTCACCGTCGTCGGATGTTCCCAATCTTCGGGCACCTCGCAGCCTGCAGCCTCGGGGGGAGGGGGCGGCAGCTCATCTGCACCCGCTCCTTCTGCGCCCGCACCGGCTCCAGCAGCCGAAGGCCAACCCAAAATCGGCGTGGCCATTTACAAGTTTGACGATACGTTCATGACGGGTGTGCGCAATGCGATTTCCAAAGCGGCGGAAGGCAAGGCAGAGGTGGACATCGTCGACAGCCAAAACGCCCAGCCGACCCAAAATGACAAAGTCGATCTGTTCATCAACAAAAAGGTAAACGCGCTCGCCATCAACCCGGTGGACCGTACGGCGGCCGGTGTCATCATCGACAAAGCCAAGCAAGCGAACATCCCGGTCGTCTTCTTCAACCGCGAGCCGATGCCGGAGGATATGCAGAAGTGGGATAAGGTGTACTACGTGGGTGCGAAAGCCGAAGAATCCGGAACGATCTCCGGGCAGCTCCTCGTGGACTACTGGAAGGCCCATCCGGAAGCGGACAAAAACAAGGACGGCGTACTGCAATATGTGATGCTCAAGGGCGAGCCGGGGCACCAGGACGCCGAGTTGCGCACCAAGTACTCCGTCAAGGCGATCGAAGACGCGGGGATCAAGGTGGAAAAGGTCGCGGAAGATACGGCGATGTGGGACCGCGTGAAAGGCCAGGAAAAAATGGCGGCGTTCCTGGCAGCCTCCGGTGACAAGATCGAAGCGGTGCTGGCAAACAACGACGACATGGCCCTGGGCGCAATCGAAGCCCTGAAAGCTGCGGGCTACTTCACCAACGGAAAATACATGCCCGTCGTAGGGGTAGACGCGACGGCGCCGGCGCTCAAGGAACTGGAAGCGGGCACGCTGCTCGGCACGGTGCTCAACGACGCGAACAACCAGGGCAAGGCGACGCTCAACATCGCGGCAGCCCTGGCCAAAGGGGAGACGCCCAACAAGGAAACGACCGGCTATGACATTACGGATGGCAAATACGTATGGGTGCCGTACAAAAAAATCACGAAGGAAAACATGAACGACGCAAAATAGGGCTTCCTGCCGGCGACTGGACTGATCGCTTGGGGGAAACGAAACGGGCGAGAGAGTCGGTGGATGGATGTATCGATCTGTCTCTCTTGCCCTTTTCCTGCCTTTGGGGGCGGCTGCGATCCTCCGCGAGATCCACATTCACAGGCGAGGAGGCATGGACATGAGTCAAAGCGATTACGTGCTTGAAATGAAGCACATTTCCAAAGAGTTTCCGGGTGTGAAGGCGCTGGACGACGTCACGCTGCGAGTGCGGCCAGGTACCGTGCACGCTCTGATGGGAGAAAACGGCGCCGGCAAGTCCACCTTGATGAAATGCCTGTTTGGCATCTACAAGCCGGATTCGGGCGAAATCGTACTGAGCGGAGAGAGGGTGGCGTTCGCCAGCTCGAAGGACGCGCTCATGCACGGGATCTCGATGATTCACCAGGAGCTGCACCCGGTTCCTTTTCGCAGCGTGATGGAGAACATCTGGCTGGGGCGCTTTCCCGTCAGGAAGATCGGGCCCTTTCCGTTCGTGGACGAGAACAAAATGGTGCGGGATACGGAGAAGCTGTTCGCGGATCTCGGAATGGAGATGAATCCGTACGAGATCGTGCGCAATTTGTCCGTATCCAAGGTGCAGTCGCTGGAGATCGCCAAAGCCGTCTCGTACCAATCCAAAGTCATCGTCATGGATGAACCGACTTCCTCGCTCACCGGAAACGAAGTGGAGCAGCTGTTTTCCATCATCCGCGAGCTGAAGAGCAGGGGAGTATCGATTATTTACATTTCCCACAAAATGGAGGAGATTTTGCGCATTTCCGACGACGTGACGATCATGCGCGACGGCAGGCTGATCGGCACCTGGCCCGCCGCGGAGCTGACGACGGACCTGATCATATCCCGGATGGTGGGCCGTGACCTGACTCAACGCTTTCCGCAGAAGAGCAGTACGCCCGGAGATGTCGTGCTCAAGGTCGAGGGGCTGACCTCCGCTTTCGCCCATTCGTTTCAGGATGTGTCGTTCGAGCTGCGCCGGGGGGAGATTCTCGGTGTGGGCGGTCTGGTGGGAGCACAGCGTACGGAGCTGATCGAAGCGCTGTTCGGCTTGCGGCAAATCGCGTCGGGAAGGATCGTGCTGCACGGAAAGGAAGTGCGAATCCGCTCCCCGAAGGAAGCGAAAAAGCACAAGATGGCTTTGCTCACGGAAGAGCGCCGGGTGACGGGAATCATTCCGGTCCTGCCCGTCCTGGAGAATACCGTAGTCGCCAACCTGGCCAAATACCAGACGCGCTACCTGCTGCTTCATGAGCGGAGGCGCCGGGAGGATGTCAGTCAGAGCATCGACATGCTCCGGGTGAAGACGCCGTCGATGAAGACCCTGATCAAAAACCTGTCGGGCGGCAACCAGCAGAAGGTCCTGCTGGCGAGATGGCTGCTGACGGAGCCGGATATTCTTTTGCTGGACGAACCTACCCGCGGCGTAGATGTCGGGGCCAAGTACGAAATATACTCCATCATCGCGGACCTCGCGCGGCAAGGGAAAAGCATCGTCATGATCTCCTCGGAGATGCCCGAGCTGCTCGGGATGTCGGACCGGATCATGGTCATGTGCGAAGGGCGGCTCTCGGGCGTCATCGCCGGTGCCGACGCGACAGAAGAAGAGATCATGAGGCTGGCAACCAAACATTTGGTTTGACCGGGAAAGGAGGACTCACATGAGCAGCACTGCTCAAAAGCAAATACAAGGCTTCGTGACGCAAAACGCCATCTACATCGTCCTGGTCGTGCTCATCGTTGGCATCGCGATCTATGAGCCTCATTTTCTGTCAATCACGACCTTGCGGGATATTCTGCTCCAGTCGTCGACGCGGGCGATCATCGCCTTGGGAGCGGCGTTCGTCCTGATCACGGGAGGGACGGACCTCTCGGCGGGGCGTGTCGTCGGCTTGACTGCCGTCATATCGGCATCCCTGCTGCAGGATCAGGACTACCCGCGACGATTTTTCCCCGATTTGCCGGACCTGCCGCTGCTGGTGCCGATCCTGATCGCCATCGCGGCAGGCCTCGTCGTTGGACTGATCAATGGCATCATCGTGTCCCGCTTTAGCGTCCCGCCGTTTATCGCCACGCTTGGCACGATGGTCATCGTATACGGCGTCAACTCGATCTACTTCGACATGGAACCGAACCAGTCGCAGCCGATCGGAGGGCTGCGAAAGGACTTCAGCCATCTGGGCACCGGTTTTATCGGCCCGAGCGGCCCTTATTCCGTGCCGTACATCGTGATCATCGCCATTGTGGTGGCGCTGCTCGTCTGGGTGATCTTCAACAAGACGAGGCTCGGCAAAAACATGTACGCCATCGGGGGAAATATCCAGGCGGCGACGGTGTCCGGCATCAATGTGGCCTGGAACCTGATGATCATCTACGCCATCGCTGGAGCCTTGTACGGACTGGGCGGCGTGCTGGAGTCTGCGCGGACGGGCGGCGCGACGAACAACTACGGCAACATGTACGAGCTGGATGCCATTGCGGCGTGCGTCGTCGGCGGGGTGTCCACTTCGGGAGGAATCGGCACGGTGCCGGGCGTGCTGGCCGGCGTCCTCATCTTTGGCGTCATCAACTACGGGCTGACGTTTATCGGGGTAAACCCGTACTGGCAGCTCATCATCAAAGGGCTGATCATCGTGGCGGCCGTCGCGTTTGACATCCGCAAATATTTGGCGAAAAAGTAGAGCGATGCAAGAATCAAGGAAGAACCCCGACTGTGCCTCATCCTTGGAGACAGTCGGGGATTCTTCGTCCTCGCTCTATTTGTGCTTGTTGCGCGGTACGTAATCAGGGTAGTCGGTGATGATGTCGTCGACCCCGGCTTTCAGCAGCGGCTCGACTTCCTCGGGCTTGCGGACGGTCCAGACCGAGATTTGCATGCCGAGGTCGTGGATGCGGTCCACGAGGTCTTTTGTCACCAGCTTTTGCGTCGGGTTCACGTAATCCGAATAGACAGCAAATTCGGCCAGCTTCTCGTCCGTCAGATCTTCCTTGTTGCTGGTCAGTACCCCGATCGGAACCTTGGGCAGCAGCTTGTGGAAGGTCTTCATGGAGTCAAAATTGAAGGACTGCACGATGATCTTTTCGTTTGCAGGCTTGTCCAAATTCCGCTCAGCCAGGGCGTCGGCCACTTTTTCCTCGATCCCCGGATACAGCTCCGGCGATTTCAGCTCGATGAGAATGCCTGTTTTTCCTCGGAATTCATCCAGGACTTCTTCAAAGGACGGGATGCGTTCCCCGGCGAATTCGGGTCCGAAGAAACTGCCGGCATCCAGTTGGCGAAGCTCGTCCCACGTGAAGCTTCCCACTTTTCCGGTGCCGTCCGTGGTACGGTCTACCGTGGTGTCATGGATGACGACGAGCTTGCCGTCTTTGGTTGCCTGCACGTCGAGCTCGATGTAGTCGGCTTTCATTTTGACGGCTTTGCGGAAGGCAGCCATGGTGTTCTCCGGAGCATAGCCGGACGCTCCCCGGTGGGCGATGGTGTCCACCCGATCAGCCTTTTCGCTCGGCGCAGCGGAAACAGACAGCGGTTGAAGCAGTCCCGTCAAAACAGTGGCGGCAAGCAATGTCTTCCTCACTCGATTCATGTCTACATTCCTCCTTTGATTGGAACTTCCCCTTGACTATAAGAAAAGCATGTAAAGCCTCGGTAAAGTCCATGTAAAGATGTGCTTATACGGTTGTTTTTCGTTCGGAAGACCCTGATCCCCGCCTCGATACACGTTTCCAAGGAACTGGGGAACCCGCATTTCCCAGGAAAAAGGAGGGAAGAGGTACCCGATCCAAAGACGCAGAAGACCCCGAAACTAAATGGGGCAATCTTCCGTCCAACATCTAAAGGAAATTCTTTTGGATGGAGGGAACGGGATGAAGCCGATCACGCGCGGCAGATGGGCTGCTGGCGTTTGCTACTACCGCTGGAAAAGGCGGACGGAATGGCTCTTCGGCAGAAAGAAATACGCTCGGGAAAGGCAGTCGGGCAAGCTGCCGCACGTTCATTTTCGCCACCGGACGATTCTGCTCCGCCCACTGAAAGCCTTTCAGCTGCATGTGTACGTAACCGAGTCGCACCTGGTAGGAGAATGGCGTTCGGACATGCCGCCGACACGAACGTATGAGATCGTAGAAAAGGAACACGCCATCCAGCCGGCCATCTGGGGCGGGTACGAGCGCTCCAACCATTTGTACCGCAACGTCTGCACGCTGGACGGGGAGTGGCTGTACGAGGAATGGGTGACGCAAAATCAAGCGAGGATGATGTACGAGCCGCTTTTGACGGAAGGTGCGGGAGGATGATCTTTCCTCCTGTTGATCCCAACTGGAACTCCACTGCGATCTGTGCGAAAATAGGAACATATGCTTTCGTCTAGGAACGTGGAAAGGTGGACTCATACATATGTCATCTGTTGAGCGAATTACATCTGGCCTGAATCCGGAGCAGCGCGAAGCTGTTCTCACTACGGAAGGGCCGGTCCTGATACTGGCCGGTGCAGGCAGCGGAAAGACCAAGGTGCTCACCCAGCGCATTGCTTATCTCATCAGCGTCAAGCAGGTGGCGCCTTGGAGCATTTTGGCGATTACGTTTACGAATAAGGCAGCGCGCGAGATGCAAAACCGTGTGGCAGGCATCATTGGCGGTGCGGCGGCGCAGGATGCGTGGATTTCGACGTTCCACTCCTTGTGCGTGCGCATTTTGCGGCGGGATATCGACCGCCTGGGGATCAGCCGCAGCTTCTCCATTTTGGACGCGGGCGATCAGCTCTCTGTCGTCAAGCAGTGCATGAAGGACTTGAATCTCGATCCGAAGCAGTACGAGCCGCGGTCCATCCTGGCTACGATCAGCTCGGCGAAAAACGAGCTGACCGATCCGGCGACCTTTGCAAGGCTGGCGGGAGATCCGTTCGCACAGGCGGCTGCCAAGGTGTACGAAGCGTATCAGAAAAAGCTGAAAAACAACCAGTCGCTGGACTTTGACGACCTGATCATGACGACAGTGCGGCTGTTCAAAGAAGTGCCGGAAGTGCTGGAGTTTTACCAGAAGAAATTCCGCTACATCCACGTCGATGAGTACCAGGATACCAACCGCGCCCAGTACCTGCTGATTTCCATGCTGGCGGACATGCACCGCAACGTCTGCTGCGTGGGTGACGCCGACCAGAGCATCTACAAGTGGCGAGGCGCTGATATTTCTATCATTTTAAACTTTGAAAAAGACTATCCCGAAGCGAAAATGATCAAACTGGAGCAAAACTACCGTTCCACCAAAACGATCCTGCAAGCGGCCAACCAGGTGATCGCCAACAACAAGCTGCGCAAGGAAAAGAAGCTGTGGACAGAAAACGCGGGCGGCGAGAAAATCGCCTGCTTCCAGGGGGATTCGGAGCACGACGAGGCTTACTTCATCGTCGATTCCATCCGCAGGCAGATGGCCCAGTACAAGCGCTACGACAAGTTCGCCGTGCTGTACCGGACCAATGCCCAGTCCCGTGTGGTGGAGGAAGTGTTCATCAAGTCGAACATCCCGTACACCATCGTGGGCGGTACGAAGTTCTACGACAGAAAAGAAATCAAGGACATCCTCGCCTACTTGCGGCTGATTTCCAACCCGGACGACGACATCAGCCTCACCCGCATCATCAATGTCCCCAAGCGGAATATCGGGGATACGACGGTGGAAAAGCTGCAAGCGTACGCCAACGCAAACGGAATGTCCCTCTACCAGGCCATCCAGGATACGGCCTACATGGGGCTGCCCGCCCGCACGACCAATGCAATTCTTTCCTTTAACGACCTGATCACCAACCTGATGAACATGACGGACTACCTGAGCGTCACGGAGCTGGTCGAGGAAGTGCTGAAACGCTCCGGGTACCGGGAGTCGCTGAAGGAAGACAAAACGCTGGAAGCGCAGGCGCGCCTGGAGAACATCGAGGAGTTTCTGTCCGTGACCCAGGAGTTCGAGCGCAAAAACGAGGACAAGAGCCTACTCGCCTTTTTGACCGACCTCGCACTGGTCGCGGATATCGACTCGCTTGGCGATGACGGGGCGCAGGAGGAAGTCTCCGCCGAAGGGCAAGTCGTCCTCATGACGCTGCACAGCGCCAAGGGTCTGGAATTTCCCGTCGTTTTCCTCGTCGGCATGGAGGAGGGCGTATTCCCTCACAGCCGCTCGCTCTTTGACGAGTCCGAGATGGAGGAGGAGCGCCGCCTTGCCTACGTAGGGATCACACGGGC
Proteins encoded:
- a CDS encoding substrate-binding domain-containing protein; translated protein: MGAIKRYGVYVLLLAAAIAASVSWYSRTVDSAPDKKKTVALIVRMKHGDYWRTVKLGAEMAAKEYDLNLNFYAPDYEEDSQSQMELVNQAARDGYDALVVAPSDDSVLQEAISQTKGGVPIIALDAEGERAEVAGYIGTDNYDMGKKACEKMIQLIGKSGRIALVGTGRGKEGATRREQGVRDVIAQNRQVELVASRYAQPDKKLVGELIRELIQSEPDIRGIIALDAGTSISVAEEIEKLGLQEKVKIVAIDSPLEVLEYLQEGVISATVIQKPFSMGYLGVKYALDASRGAGVPSRVDTGTKVIDRENMFWSENQKLLFPFVK
- a CDS encoding galactose ABC transporter substrate-binding protein encodes the protein MRKLIASTLVAAVTLTVVGCSQSSGTSQPAASGGGGGSSSAPAPSAPAPAPAAEGQPKIGVAIYKFDDTFMTGVRNAISKAAEGKAEVDIVDSQNAQPTQNDKVDLFINKKVNALAINPVDRTAAGVIIDKAKQANIPVVFFNREPMPEDMQKWDKVYYVGAKAEESGTISGQLLVDYWKAHPEADKNKDGVLQYVMLKGEPGHQDAELRTKYSVKAIEDAGIKVEKVAEDTAMWDRVKGQEKMAAFLAASGDKIEAVLANNDDMALGAIEALKAAGYFTNGKYMPVVGVDATAPALKELEAGTLLGTVLNDANNQGKATLNIAAALAKGETPNKETTGYDITDGKYVWVPYKKITKENMNDAK
- a CDS encoding sensor histidine kinase yields the protein MRKLLVGVVDSVKAKSIQFIITTSFTLVTVLVVLFVGVMLYSKFTETAEQNAYLNTQQILEQVKYNLDSYLNGTTQIFELVDDKIRRSQSISSEKLNEQLEAIVETRKDIVSIAVFSRKGELLMGTPARAMRKNSKLTDQSWFQSAIDDPNNLSFSLPHIQNLFKGEYTWVVSMSRGITVKGPSGDVQAVLLVDVNFKEIDDLCQRVGLGKKGYVYIIDLVGNIVYHPQQQLIYVGLKNENRSLPLKYSYGSYVDDSGKEKRLITIKTVDQLGWKIIGVSYMDDIATTKSEISRFLIWLLIVVSIIVLFVLSYISAKISRPIKMLERSMERVEQGDFTVNEPIRGSHEVEQLSLRFHLMVAKVRELMSQIIREQEAKRKSELEVLQAQIHPHFLYNTLNSVVRMVGIGKNEDVITTITSLSKLFRISLSRGKSVITVQEELEHVRHYLIIQKMRYKQKFAYWIEAQEEVLSCRTPKLLLQPIVENAIYHGIEHMADPGEIHVSASLCDGKVLLQVRDNGLGMSPDVRERVLAGTYKSEGGSGVGIRNVHERIRLSFGDEYGLEIESELEVGTVVNVWIPCRRDDEGQEG
- a CDS encoding response regulator — translated: MYKLILVDDEEDVREGVSQEIDWHAHGFEVLAKAENGKEALDLVERLRPDVVVTDIRMPFMDGLQLAEAVRRQFPATRIIILTGFDEFEYAQKAVKLHIDEYVLKPFSAVELIDALGKVKARMDEEAAHRENNQLLRESYRKSLPVLREVFLSSLLNRGLAKEDILAKATEYGVQLIGSEYLVALVCLDQKNKEEQHILLFAVKNIAEEQLTLGECPGLVFLHNDQVVLLLRKEQDREDRLERLFQSVGEEIRRSVEKYLGVTVTVGVGTVVRELTELPYSYEEAAVAVDYKSILGNNRLIFICDVEKQPRDSVRFDERKEHELVRCIKMGTLPELHQAVEELFAEVTDGNVSIQDYRIYLLEIMTTILKTAQRADLDMDQLFGGQARLLAEITSFNSVQEARDRIIDLCEKIMGGIANGRTHTYKRLVDQAIAYTLKNYQSPDISIHKVCAELHISPGYFSSIFKRETKTTFVTYLLQLRMEKAKELLRTTDLKTFEIAERVGYSDANYFSFCFRKHVGQSAKEYRSSSGKEE
- a CDS encoding tetratricopeptide repeat protein, which produces MNEKLQEVVRLRTAGNLEEARALALQLASESPADPVVHYQCAWCHDAAGLEREAVPFYERAIQLGLRPEDDLAGALLGLGSTYRTLGQYEQAAETLAKGMQQFPEDRAFPVFLSMAFYNLGRHHEAMRLLMQNLAETTSDPAISAYRKAILFYADDLDKTW
- a CDS encoding heptaprenylglyceryl phosphate synthase gives rise to the protein MIDYRGWRHTFKLDPDKSISDEALEAICESGTDAVIVGGTYGVTFDNTLELMSRIRRYATPAVLEISSLDAVVPGFDAYFIPLVLNAGDPDWIFAPHVSGLTAYGSYIHWDDIITEGYLIANPDAGVAQLTRARPVEDAAEAKAYAQVATKICRLPLVYVEYSGAYGDPQIVRACRAGADEAHLFYGGGIRTPEQAAEMAAIADTVVVGNVIYDDLQAALATVKAVKAL